In Pyrus communis chromosome 1, drPyrComm1.1, whole genome shotgun sequence, the following are encoded in one genomic region:
- the LOC137736791 gene encoding uncharacterized protein isoform X5, whose protein sequence is MLFLLKTCHKFKARRDLESKTEQLLHSEMTPTTQQTQLLQFQLQFLKKELGISFSHNMDDECKKLIHRITPPSYLAIDD, encoded by the exons ATGCTATTCTTGCTGAAGACCTGCCAT aaattcaaagcgCGCAGAGATCTCGAGTCAAAAACAGAG CAACTCTTGCACAGCGAAATGACTCCCACCACCCAACAAACGCAACTGCTGCAATTTCAATTGCAGTTCTTGAAGAAAG AACTTGGAATCAGCTTTTCACATAACATGGATGATGAATGTAAGAAACTCATACACAGAATAACTCCACCAAG CTACTTGGCAATCGACGACTAA
- the LOC137736791 gene encoding uncharacterized protein isoform X2, protein MLFLLKTCHKFKARRDLESKTEQLLHSEMTPTTQQTQLLQFQLQFLKKDFLQTTFFPFATFFVFEKELGISFSHNMDDECKKLIHRITPPSYLAIDD, encoded by the exons ATGCTATTCTTGCTGAAGACCTGCCAT aaattcaaagcgCGCAGAGATCTCGAGTCAAAAACAGAG CAACTCTTGCACAGCGAAATGACTCCCACCACCCAACAAACGCAACTGCTGCAATTTCAATTGCAGTTCTTGAAGAAAG ATTTTCTGCAGACCACATTTTTTCCCTTTGCAACATTTTTTGTCTTTGAAAaag AACTTGGAATCAGCTTTTCACATAACATGGATGATGAATGTAAGAAACTCATACACAGAATAACTCCACCAAG CTACTTGGCAATCGACGACTAA
- the LOC137736791 gene encoding uncharacterized protein isoform X6, with protein sequence MLFLLKTCHKFKARRDLESKTEQLLHSEMTPTTQQTQLLQFQLQFLKKELGISFSHNMDDECKKLIHRITPPRF encoded by the exons ATGCTATTCTTGCTGAAGACCTGCCAT aaattcaaagcgCGCAGAGATCTCGAGTCAAAAACAGAG CAACTCTTGCACAGCGAAATGACTCCCACCACCCAACAAACGCAACTGCTGCAATTTCAATTGCAGTTCTTGAAGAAAG AACTTGGAATCAGCTTTTCACATAACATGGATGATGAATGTAAGAAACTCATACACAGAATAACTCCACCAAG ATTTTAG
- the LOC137736791 gene encoding uncharacterized protein isoform X4, which translates to MLFLLKTCHKFKARRDLESKTEQLLHSEMTPTTQQTQLLQFQLQFLKKDFLQTTFFPFATFFVFEKELGISFSHNMDDECKKLIHRITPPRF; encoded by the exons ATGCTATTCTTGCTGAAGACCTGCCAT aaattcaaagcgCGCAGAGATCTCGAGTCAAAAACAGAG CAACTCTTGCACAGCGAAATGACTCCCACCACCCAACAAACGCAACTGCTGCAATTTCAATTGCAGTTCTTGAAGAAAG ATTTTCTGCAGACCACATTTTTTCCCTTTGCAACATTTTTTGTCTTTGAAAaag AACTTGGAATCAGCTTTTCACATAACATGGATGATGAATGTAAGAAACTCATACACAGAATAACTCCACCAAG ATTTTAG
- the LOC137736791 gene encoding uncharacterized protein isoform X3 has translation MDFAELEKDTASRDEWLLMCRKQNVFSQMILIKDDIHYGQINSDFLQTTFFPFATFFVFEKELGISFSHNMDDECKKLIHRITPPSYLAIDD, from the exons aTGGATTTCGCGGAGCTAGAGAAAGATACTGCCTCTAGAGATGAGTGGTTACTGATGTGTAGAAAGCAAAATGTTTTCTCGCAGATGATATTAATCAAAGATGACATACATTATGGTCAAATAAACTCAG ATTTTCTGCAGACCACATTTTTTCCCTTTGCAACATTTTTTGTCTTTGAAAaag AACTTGGAATCAGCTTTTCACATAACATGGATGATGAATGTAAGAAACTCATACACAGAATAACTCCACCAAG CTACTTGGCAATCGACGACTAA